The DNA region GACGCGGCAGCCGAGGGCACCGATGAGGGCACCACCCGTCGTCGGCGTCGCCGCCGCCGGGGCTCGAGCGCCGACCGGGTCGGTGCGACCTTCGCCGAGGGCGCCGAGACCGGCGAGCGCCGCACCTCGGCGGCCGGCGAGGGAGCGTCCGGCGCCGCGCCGGCAACCGAGGGGACCGGGACGCACGACGGGGACGCCACGCGCGAGCACCGCGACGGCAAGCCCGCCCCGCAGCGCCGCCGGCGACGTCGCCGCTCGGGCGGTGCCACCCCGACGGGCGCCTGACTCCCGCCGGCGGGGGTCTGCATCCGCCGGTGCGACGGCGCGGCCTGCGCCGTCTCCCCCGATGTGAAGAAGAACATCCCGGTGACGGTCTTCACGTGCCCGAGCGATTCCACGCTCGGTGCCTTCGCCGGACTCGGCCTTCTGCAGCTGCCGTCGCTGCTCCGAACGACGGCGCACGTCGACGGCGGTCGCACGGCGATCCGCCAGACACGAGAATGGAGGAGACATGAAGGACATCGAGAAGATCAAGGATGCGGCGCTCGCCGCCATCACCCTTTTCAGCGATCCGGAGACGCCGGCGACGACGATCCGCGCGCAGCGCGCGCAGACGGCGACCTGACCGGCGTGGGTTCGGTGCCCCGGAGAGGAAGGGCGGCGGGCGATGCCTCGCGCTGGAGCCTCCTGCTCCCGCTGGCGCTCGGAACGGTGCTCAATCCGCTCAACTCGTCGATGATCTCGGTCGCGCTGGTTCTGCTTGCGCTCGATTTCGACGTGTCCACCACCCACGTCACGCTGGTGGTGTCATCCTTCTACCTCGCGGCGGCGGTCGGCCAGCCGCTGATGGGCGGACTCGGCGATCGGCTGGGGCCGAGACGGGTGTTCATCGCCGGGATGACGATGGTGGTGGTGAGCGGTGTGGTCGGACCCTTCTCGCAGGGATTCGGGCTGCTGCTCGCAGCTCGGGTGCTCCAGGCGATCGGCACGTCCACGGCCTTCCCCTCCGCCGTCGCCCTGATCCGGGCGAGATCCCGACCCGAAGACGTGCAGAGCGGCATGAGCGCGATCGCGATGGCGAACAGCCTGGGTGCCGCGCTCGGACCGATCATCGGCGGCGTCGCCGTCGCCGTCGGCGGTTGGCAGGCGCTGTTCTGGGTGAACATTCCGCTCGGTCTCGCCGCCGCACTCGCGGTGCTGTTCTTCATCGCGCCGGTGGGGAGGCCGACGCGGTCCGGGCCCCGGCCGTCTCTGCTCCGGATGCTCGATCCGCTGGGCGTCCTGCTCTTCGCCTGCACCGTGCTCTCCCTGCTGATGCTCATGCTCTCCATCCCCACAGGCACGCAGTGGTGGCTGGTCCCGGCCACGGCGATCGCGGCTGCGGCGTTCCTCTGGCGCGAGCTCCGGGCACCGTCCCCGTTCCTCGATGTGCGCATGCTCACGCGCAATCGACCGCTGATGGGGGTGTACGTGCAGTTCGCCGTGTTCAACTTCGCGTACTACGGAGCGTTCTACGGCGTCCCGCAGTGGCTCGAGGTGGTACGCGGGCAGACTCCCGCCCTGGTCGGGCTGTTCATGCTGCCGCTCGCCGCGATCGGCGCGATCGCCACGCCGTTGGCGTCCCGCCTCATCCGCAGATTCGGCACCGGGCGGATGCTGATCCTCGGGGCGTCTCTGCTGGTGGCCGGCTCGGCGGCCCTGCTGCTCTTCGACGACGCGAGCCCGCTGTGGGTCGTGGTCGCGGCGCTGGCGATGCTGGGGCTCCCCTATGCGCTGTGCAACCTCGCACTGCAGCTGAGGATGAACGGGAGCGCTCCGAAAGAGGCCGCCGGCATCGCGGCGGGGTTGTTCCAGACGTCACGCTATCTCGGTGCGATCCTGTCCACCAGCATGCTCGGTCTGGCCTTCGCTCACGGCATAGGCAGTGCGGAACTGCACGGCACGGCGGTGACGATGGCCGTGCTCGGACTCGGACTCGTCGGACTGAATCTGCGTCGGCGCTCAGACGGCGCGTCGTCCGCCGACTGACGAGGCGCCGTCCACCCGTCAGACCACGGTGCCGGGGTCGGCGATCGCCGCAGGGATCCGGCCCGTCAGCACCGCTGCGGGCAGGCCGAAGCACGACATCGGCTCCGGAGGACCGCTGCTCGCGTTCCGACGGCTGCGGAGGTCTACGGCCGCCGCGGCTCCGAACCCGTGGCCCGGTCGATGATCCGCGTGACCATCTCGTCCGACGTGGTGTTCTCCCCCGGCAGGTTGGGCTTGCCCGAGCCGTGATAGTCGCTGGATCCCGTGACGATCAGGTCATGACGCGCGGCGATGTCCCGCAGCATCCGCTTGCCCGCCGTGGTGTTCTCGCGATGGTCGATCTCCAGACCGCCCAGACCCTCGTCGATGAGCCGCTCGAGGTACGGCACCGGCATCATCCGTTCTCTGCCCGAGGTCGCCGGATGTGCGATGACCGCCACTCCCCCGGCCCCTGTGATCAGCCGCACCGCGGTCAGCGGGTCCGGGGCGTAGTGCGGCTCGTAGTAACCGGTCCGCGGGTGCAGGATGCCGCGGAACGCCGCCGTGCGGTCCGCGACGATGCCCCGCGCCACGAGGGCGTCCGCGATGTGGGGTCTTCCCACTGTGGCGCCCGGCGCGGTCTGCGCGAGCACGTCGTCCCAGGTGAGGTCGTAGTCGCGGCCGATGCTGCGGACGATCCGCTCCGCGCGCCCGATCCTGTCCTCGCGGATGCGGCCGGTCTCGGCCACGAGCTCCGGCGAGTCCGGATCGAACAGGTACCCGAGCACGTGCACGCTGCGCCAGTCGTGGCGGGCGGATAACTCGATACCGGGCAGGAACGTCATCCCCAGCGCCACGGCGGCATCCCCGGCCTCGTCCCATCCCGTCGTGCGGTCATGGTCGGTCAGTGCGAGTGTGCGGATGCCGTGCGCGTTCGCCTGGCGGACCACCTCGGTCGGCGACTCGGTGCCGTCCGAGTGGTTGGAGTGCAGGTGCAGATCGCTCGGCCCCGCGATGTCGGGGCGCGCTGCACGGATCATTCTCCGAGCGTACCGCCAGGGGCGTCACAGCCGTTTCGCATAGGCTCGTCGCCGATGCTACGTCTGGTCGGAATCCTCATCTCGGTGCTCTTCGCGATCGTCACGGCCGTGCTCGTCTGGCCGCAGTTCTTCCACCTCGAGGGAGTCTTCCCGGTCGCGCAGATCATCGCCTCCCGCGCGCTCATGCTGGGCATGCTCCTCGTCGTCGCCGTCCTCGCGCTGCTGATGATGTTCGCCAGACCGCTGCGGGGCTTCGCCGCCTCCATCCTCGTCATCGCACTGCTGGGAGCGGGCGCGACAGGAGCGGTGGGCTGGCTGCGCGGCGTCAGCGCCGGTGACCTGCCGGGGAAGACGGATGCCGCGCTGCGCGTGCTCACCTGGAACACCAACGGCGCCGCCGTACCCGCCGAGCGGATCGCTCGGGTGATCGACGAGCAGCAGGCCGACATCGTCGCGCTGCCGGAGACCTCGGAGGAGGTCGGCGAGCGGATCGCGATCCGGATGCGGGATGCCGGGCGGCCCATGTGGGTGCACCACGTCAACATCCGCCCGGAGGTCGCCAACGGCCCGCAGGCGTGGCAGACCACGATCCTCATCTCCGCCGATCTCGGTCCGTACTCGGTGATCACCTCCTCCCGGGACGGCTCCAGCAACACCGGATCCGTGCCCAGCGCCGTGGCGATGCCGGTCGACGGCGACGGCCCGACGATCGTCGCCGTACACGCCGTCGCACCGCGCCGGGAGGCGATGGCGCAGTGGCGGGCCGACCTGTCGTGGATCGCGGACCAGTGCCCCGCCGGGGATTTCATCCTCGCCGGCGACTTCAACGCGACCCTCGACCACATGGCCTCGTTCGGCAGCGGCGGCGGCACGATGGGACAGTGCCGGGATGCTGCCAGCAGCACGGGCAACGGGATGCAGGGCACGTGGCCCTCGGCCGCCCCCGCTCTGCTGGGCGCGCCCATCGACCACATCATGGCCAGTGCGAACTGGCGCGCCACGGGTTCGAAGGTGCTGTCGGACGCGGGCGGGAGCGATCACCGCGCACTCGTCGTCCAGCTGGACCCTGTCGGCTGAGACCCCGCTCCGGGCCGACCGCGCAGGCGGTGCGGAACACCCTGGTGATGAGACAATGGAGCACATGACCAGCGCAGACAACGACACCGTCGTCGAGACCCCCGTCGAGGCCGTCGTGGAGGAGAAGAATCCTCGCAAGCAGCCCTTCCCGCACGGCTTCCTGAACGGCATATCCACGGGTTGGGCGGACCGCCCCGACTCCCCGCCGTCCGCACGCGCGCAGGCGCCCTTCGCGGCGGCCCGCCGTGCGAAGGTCTCCGCGGCCTTCCCGGGAGAGCGCCTGGTCGTGCCGGCCGGTTCGCTCAAGCAGCGCAGCAACGACACCGACTACCCGTTCCGCGCGCATTCGGCCTTCCTGCACCTGACCGGGTGGGAGAGCGACGCCGAGCCGGATTCCGTGCTGGTGTTCGAGCCGCGCCCCGTCGACGCCGAGGCTCCCGGTCACGACGTCACCCTGTACTTCCGCGAGCGCGCCGACCGCACCACGAGCGAGTTCTACTCGGATGCCGCCATCGGCGAGTTCTGGATCGGGCCGCGGCCCTCGCTGGCCGGCGTCGCGGCGGACCTCGACATCGCCACCGCGCATATCGACGCGTTCGTCGCCGGCGATGACGACCTCGTCGTGGGCGAGGACGACGAGCTCACCCGCTTCGTCTCGGAGCTGCGGCTGCGCAAGGACGAGTTCGAGATCGCCGAGATGCGTCGTGCGGTCGCGGTCACCGCATCCGGATTCGATGACATCATCCGCGACTTCGACCGGGCGATCTCGCATCCCCGCGGCGAGCGCATCGTGGAGGGCGTCTTCCACCAGCGCGCGCGCAGCGACGGCAAC from Microbacterium soli includes:
- a CDS encoding endonuclease/exonuclease/phosphatase family protein is translated as MLRLVGILISVLFAIVTAVLVWPQFFHLEGVFPVAQIIASRALMLGMLLVVAVLALLMMFARPLRGFAASILVIALLGAGATGAVGWLRGVSAGDLPGKTDAALRVLTWNTNGAAVPAERIARVIDEQQADIVALPETSEEVGERIAIRMRDAGRPMWVHHVNIRPEVANGPQAWQTTILISADLGPYSVITSSRDGSSNTGSVPSAVAMPVDGDGPTIVAVHAVAPRREAMAQWRADLSWIADQCPAGDFILAGDFNATLDHMASFGSGGGTMGQCRDAASSTGNGMQGTWPSAAPALLGAPIDHIMASANWRATGSKVLSDAGGSDHRALVVQLDPVG
- a CDS encoding PHP domain-containing protein encodes the protein MIRAARPDIAGPSDLHLHSNHSDGTESPTEVVRQANAHGIRTLALTDHDRTTGWDEAGDAAVALGMTFLPGIELSARHDWRSVHVLGYLFDPDSPELVAETGRIREDRIGRAERIVRSIGRDYDLTWDDVLAQTAPGATVGRPHIADALVARGIVADRTAAFRGILHPRTGYYEPHYAPDPLTAVRLITGAGGVAVIAHPATSGRERMMPVPYLERLIDEGLGGLEIDHRENTTAGKRMLRDIAARHDLIVTGSSDYHGSGKPNLPGENTTSDEMVTRIIDRATGSEPRRP
- a CDS encoding MFS transporter produces the protein MPRRGRAAGDASRWSLLLPLALGTVLNPLNSSMISVALVLLALDFDVSTTHVTLVVSSFYLAAAVGQPLMGGLGDRLGPRRVFIAGMTMVVVSGVVGPFSQGFGLLLAARVLQAIGTSTAFPSAVALIRARSRPEDVQSGMSAIAMANSLGAALGPIIGGVAVAVGGWQALFWVNIPLGLAAALAVLFFIAPVGRPTRSGPRPSLLRMLDPLGVLLFACTVLSLLMLMLSIPTGTQWWLVPATAIAAAAFLWRELRAPSPFLDVRMLTRNRPLMGVYVQFAVFNFAYYGAFYGVPQWLEVVRGQTPALVGLFMLPLAAIGAIATPLASRLIRRFGTGRMLILGASLLVAGSAALLLFDDASPLWVVVAALAMLGLPYALCNLALQLRMNGSAPKEAAGIAAGLFQTSRYLGAILSTSMLGLAFAHGIGSAELHGTAVTMAVLGLGLVGLNLRRRSDGASSAD
- a CDS encoding aminopeptidase P family protein, which produces MTSADNDTVVETPVEAVVEEKNPRKQPFPHGFLNGISTGWADRPDSPPSARAQAPFAAARRAKVSAAFPGERLVVPAGSLKQRSNDTDYPFRAHSAFLHLTGWESDAEPDSVLVFEPRPVDAEAPGHDVTLYFRERADRTTSEFYSDAAIGEFWIGPRPSLAGVAADLDIATAHIDAFVAGDDDLVVGEDDELTRFVSELRLRKDEFEIAEMRRAVAVTASGFDDIIRDFDRAISHPRGERIVEGVFHQRARSDGNWEGYDTIAASGPHACYLHWTRNDGAVVPGDLILIDAGVEVDSQYTADITRTLPVSGTFSDVQRRVYETVLEAADAAFAAARPGVPFRTVHEAAMAVIAARTAEWGLLPVTAEEALDADRGGQHRRYMVHGTSHHLGIDVHDCAQARRQMYYDGILEPGMVFTIEPGLYFQIDDLTVPEELRGIGVRIEDDILMTEDGPVNLSADIPRTVADVEAWIARLRG